Genomic DNA from Pseudostreptobacillus hongkongensis:
ATATTATAATTTAAATAGTATATAATAAAGTAAAATATATATTAGTATAAGTTTGTATATATTTTTGTAAATAAAATTAATTGGAGAATTTTATGAAAAGAGTCGAAGTTAAAGTTTTTAATGAACAAGGTATTCATGCAAGACCATCTACAAAAATTTGTAACATTACCACTAAATTTAAGGGTGATGTACATTTTAAATTTCAAGATGTTCTTTATGATGCTAAAAATATTATGGCTATAATGTTAATAGGACTTGAAAAAGGAAATGTTTTTGAAATCATTGCTGATGGAGAAAATGAAAATGATGAAATAAAAATATTAGATGATTTAAAAAATTTAATAGAAATAGAACAGTTTAAATAAGGAGAAGATAAATGAGTGAAATCAATTTTGGAGAGTTACTAACTTCTTACCTACCTGAAGAACAAAAACTAGGTGATAAAATCGAAGGTAAATTAATAAGAAAAGATGACGAATACGGTTATCTTGATATACAAAACAAACTAGAAGGACGTATAAGAATTTCTGAAATAGAAAACTACAATGTTGATGATAAATTCTTTGTTCAAGTAGTTAAAAAAGACGAAACTTTCTTAATAGTTTCAAAAGTTGCTCTTGAGAGAAGAGAAGAATTAGAAAAGATTCAAAAAGGTGATTTTGTAACAGGAAAAATTGTAGAAAAGGTTAAAGGTGCATACAAAGTTAAAATTGGTTTAGTTGATGCACTTCTTCCATTTAAACAATCAGGACTTACACAAAGTTATGTACCAAATAATGATGAAATGAAATTTGAAGTAGTAGAAAAAAGAGGAAAAAATATCATTCTTTCAAGATTATCTATAATCGATAAAGAAGAAAAAGAATTTTTTGAAAAAGTAAATTTAGGCGATGTATTATCTGGTACTGTTTCAACTATACTTGATTATGGTATAATAGTTGATTTAAAACAAGTTAAAGGACTATTACATGTTTCTGAACTTTCATGGTCTAAAGATAAAAAATTAAAAGACTTTAAAGTTGGAGATGCTATTAATGTAAAAGTTATTGAACTTGATAAAGATAATAAGAAAATAAAATTAAGTTTAAAACAATTATCAGAAAATCCATGGTTAGCTAGAAAATCTAAGTATAAACTTGGACAAAATTTTGATGCTCCAATTAAAACTATATTAGACTTTGGTGTAGTTGTTGAACTTGGTGAAGATGAAGGATTTATCCATATTTCTGATCTTTCATAC
This window encodes:
- a CDS encoding S1 RNA-binding domain-containing protein: MSEINFGELLTSYLPEEQKLGDKIEGKLIRKDDEYGYLDIQNKLEGRIRISEIENYNVDDKFFVQVVKKDETFLIVSKVALERREELEKIQKGDFVTGKIVEKVKGAYKVKIGLVDALLPFKQSGLTQSYVPNNDEMKFEVVEKRGKNIILSRLSIIDKEEKEFFEKVNLGDVLSGTVSTILDYGIIVDLKQVKGLLHVSELSWSKDKKLKDFKVGDAINVKVIELDKDNKKIKLSLKQLSENPWLARKSKYKLGQNFDAPIKTILDFGVVVELGEDEGFIHISDLSYKRISNLSKEFKIGDIICCEIIELNDEKERISLSAKEVFNKFWNDIDNFYFVNDITDVTVTKVKDFGLFANTEEGFEVFIPKSEFSWERNFKANFKVGDVIKVKITKIEKEEKNIVGSIKKLGVSPFEVASSKFDLNTEYEVKITDIIDAGLLVELTSDFKGLIPKKEFDNEEELKVNDTVKAIVFEKNENKNSILLSIKKVAELEERKEFEELMKEYGVNS
- a CDS encoding HPr family phosphocarrier protein, with the protein product MKRVEVKVFNEQGIHARPSTKICNITTKFKGDVHFKFQDVLYDAKNIMAIMLIGLEKGNVFEIIADGENENDEIKILDDLKNLIEIEQFK